Proteins from one Drosophila gunungcola strain Sukarami chromosome 3R, Dgunungcola_SK_2, whole genome shotgun sequence genomic window:
- the LOC128252253 gene encoding nuclear receptor binding SET domain protein has protein sequence MKLSTGSHSEIEGEGAQSNVLCDSASKLPATVEVESVATEGFDGEASKDAETRTPVRRLVKANPGQKVEGTPAGEESEADAENQRQTPTQKQRLPVVNSRKRDLINLQSALSPKYIGYANANSPTPLSDSDDTIRTTRRRVNQAVALNSSSNSTCETLSRDNASPKTNGGGGGGGGGAQLHNSSNSKTYMSPIEKLLIKNGASSPNSTGFEADAEDLVIRPAVRKQLKRKMKRTSKSKVSVEPEAAPLQEERIIKVEPSDEKAPPAEEPSKRDTETSTISIKSETDAEHEEAIEVAIKQEEDTETKPAEGSPRDLSEEPKDLDKSPEQLTFALPLSAATEVDLKSPPDLSSTALGGSVKSPSSVSIDSAKGLSIVTDPGWPTYQVGDLFWGKVFSYCFWPCMVCPDPFGQIVGNMPSHPQRSSLDIAAVPIQVHVRFFADSGRRNWIKPENLLTFAGLKAFEEQREEVRIKHGPKSAKHRQMIPKRNKVVIWRQAIDEAQIMTDIPYSERLEKFYQMYESVITLNKQKRKRTKSMMQDTSDVGSSLYDSTDNLHNKDKVTQLVAVKRERSESPFSPAFSPVKSKNEKRAKRRKLSGGTEADTGSTMMTVTPSQTETSLEKHLSPDGSASLYDNPEFGQLFAAIKDYVLVDQSEEKVEKVLLAVVKNIWSLKLIQLRDLERDLANGETVDQPLGSSVVERGRGVGTIKRLSNRLKTLMIRRSMTPVVAPSPTPAPSEPERRLSEAPKPKKPFNRPIEEVVEDILQLDSKYLFRGLSREPVCKYCYQAGSDLQRCSRNCSSWLHGDCLERKETGAPMPKIGSRRAIVISPTSKSPSPDEEHVTADVKVTAGGTQLVCHECNIGEPEGCVICHQVESPSNALPGSPVKEEENPSHTVTEDKLLTCSQPLCGKQFHTGCCKYWPQANSSKSSARCPRHVCHTCVSDDPSGKFQQLGSSKLAKCVRCPATYHQDSHCIPAGTQMLNATHIICPRHNIAKADAHVNVLWCYICVKGGELVCCETCPIAVHAHCRNIPIKTNENYICEECESGRLPLYGEIVWAKFNNFRWWPAIILPPTEIPSNILKKAHGENDFVVRFFGTHDHGWISRRRVYLYIEGDTGDGHKTKSQLFRNYTTGVEEASRFLKIIMARRQEQAIRRQTGAKLHPPPYVRIKANKAVPPVRFTQNPEDVSTCDCQPTNEHPCGPDSGCLNRILFNECHPEYCRAGDRCENQMFELRKSPRLEVVYMNERGFGLVNREPIAEGDFVIEYVGEVINHAEFQQRMEQKQRDRDENYYFLGVEKDFIIDAGPKGNLARFMNHSCEPNCATQKWTVNCIHRVGLFAIKDIPVNTELTFNYLWDDLMNDRKKVCFCGATRCSGQIGGKLKDGTVKETNAQTSKGKSSAKLKQMRRVKSSAVRIHVAAGKKVKKAPKIKHISADDEPIEK, from the exons TA GGAAACGCGATCTAATCAATCTACAGTCGGCCCTGAGCCCCAAATACATTGGCTATGCCAACGCCAACTCGCCCACGCCACTTTCCGATTCCGATGATACGATACGCACCACAAGGCGCCGCGTTAACCAAGCGGTGGCCTTgaatagcagcagcaacagtacCTGTGAGACCCTGTCCCGTGACAATGCATCACCGAAGACCAAcgggggaggaggaggaggcggcggtggCGCCCAGCtgcacaacagcagcaacagcaagaCCTACATGAGCCCCATTGAGAAGCTGCTGATCAAGAACGGCGCTAGTTCGCCCAACAGCACGGGCTTCGAGGCGGATGCCGAGGACCTGGTCATCCGACCAGCGGTTCGCAAGCAGCTGAAGCGCAAAATGAAGCGCACGTCCAAGTCAAAGGTGTCCGTAGAACCAGAGGCAGCGCCTCTGCAGGAGGAGAGGATCATAAAAGTAGAGCCAAGTGATGAGAAAGCTCCGCCGGCAGAAGAACCCTCAAAACGCGACACTGAAACTTCAACGATCTCCATTAAATCCGAGACTGATGCTGAACATGAAGAGGCCATTGAGGTTGCTATAAAACAGGAGGAGGACACGGAAACGAAGCCAGCAGAAGGCAGTCCTCGAGATCTCAGTGAAGAACCCAAAGACTTGGACAAAAGTCCTGAGCAATTGACATTCGCCCTGCCATTGTCCGCCGCCACAGAAGTGGATCTGAAATCACCGCCCGACTTGAGTTCCACTGCCCTCGGTGGCTCCGTCAAATCCCCCTCCTCCGTGAGCATTGACAGTGCCAAAGGCCTGTCCATAGTCACTGATCCCGGTTGGCCCACCTACCAAGTGGGTGATCTGTTTTGGGGCAAGGTCTTCTCGTACTGCTTCTGGCCCTGCATGGTGTGTCCCGATCCGTTTGGCCAGATTGTGGGCAACATGCCGAGTCATCCGCAGCGCTCATCCCTAGACATTGCCGCTGTGCCCATCCAGGTGCATGTGCGCTTCTTTGCGGACAGTGGGCGTCGCAACTGGATCAAGCCGGAGAATCTGCTCACCTTCGCCGGACTCAAGGCCTTCGAGGAGCAGCGCGAGGAGGTGCGTATTAAGCACGGACCGAAGAGCGCCAAGCACCGACAGATGATTCCCAAGCGGAACAAGGTCGTCATTTGGCGGCAGGCCATCGATGAGGCACAGATTATGACCGACATTCCGTACTCCGAGCGCCTCGAAAAATTCTACCAGATGTACGAGAGTGTCAT CACTCTTAATAAACAGAAGCGCAAACGAACCAAATCTATGATGCAGGATACTTCAGATGTGGGCAGCAGCCTGTACGACTCCACGGACAATCTGCACAACAAAGATAAAGTCACCCAGTTGGTGGCCGTGAAGCGGGAGCGTTCGGAGTCCCCCTTCAGTCCGGCCTTCTCGCCCGTGAAGAGCAAAAACGAGAAGCGGGCCAAGCGGCGTAAGTTAAGCGGTGGCACCGAGGCGGATACTGGCAGCACCATGATGACAGTGACACCTTCTCAGACCGAAACCAGCTTAGAGAAACACCTTTCGCCGGATGGCTCCGCCTCGCTTTACGACAACCCCGAATTCGGGCAACTGTTCGCCGCCATCAAGGACTACGTGTTGGTGGACCAGTCCGAGGAAAAGGTGGAAAAGGTTCTGCTCGCCGTGGTGAAAAATATCTGGAGCCTGAAGCTGATTCAGTTGCGCGACCTTGAACGTGATTTGGCCAATGGCGAGACGGTGGATCAGCCGTTGGGCTCATCGGTGGTAGAGCGTGGCCGCGGTGTGGGAACCATCAAACGGCTGTCGAATCGCTTGAAAACGCTGATGATTCGCCGCAGCATGACTCCGGTTGTGGCACCTAGTCCAACGCCGGCGCCTTCGGAGCCAGAACGTCGTCTCTCCGAGGCGCCCAAGCCCAAGAAGCCCTTCAACCGGCCCATCGAGGAGGTGGTCGAGGACATCTTGCAGCTGGACAGCAAGTACCTCTTCCGCGGTCTCAGCCGCGAGCCGGTGTGCAAATACTGCTATCAGGCAGGCTCCGATTTGCAGCGCTGTTCGCgcaactgcagcagctggCTGCATGGCGACTGCCTGGAACGCAAGGAGACGGGAGCTCCCATGCCCAAGATCGGCAGTCGAAGGGCCATTGTCATCTCGCCCACATCCAAGTCGCCGAGTCCCGATGAGGAGCATGTTACGGCTGATGTCAAGGTGACTGCCGGTGGCACTCAATTAGTGTGCCACGAGTGCAACATTGGCGAACCGGAAGGCTGTGTCATTTGCCACCAGGTTGAGTCGCCATCCAATGCTCTACCAGGCTCCCCCGTCAAGGAGGAGGAGAATCCGTCGCACACCGTAACCGAAGATAAACTCCTGACCTGCAGTCAGCCACTGTGTGGCAAGCAGTTCCACACAGGCTGCTGTAAGTACTGGCCGCAAGCGAATAGCAGCAAGAGCTCGGCCCGTTGTCCACGACATGTGTGCCACACGTGCGTCTCCGACGATCCCAGTGGCAAGTTCCAGCAGCTGGGCAGCTCCAAGCTTGCCAAGTGCGTACGCTGTCCGGCCACCTATCACCAGGACTCCCATTGCATTCCAGCCGGCACGCAGATGCTGAACGCCACGCACATCATTTGTCCGCGCCACAACATTGCCAAGGCGGATGCGCACGTGAATGTGCTGTGGTGCTACATTTGCGTGAAGGGCGGCGAACTGGTCTGTTGCGAAACGTGCCCCATTGCTGTGCACGCCCACTGCCGGAACATTCCGATCAAGACGAACGAGAACTACATCTGCGAGGAATGCGAGAGCGGACGATTGCCGCTGTACGGTGAGATCGTGTGGGCCAAGTTCAACAACTTCCGCTGGTGGCCGGCCATCATACTGCCACCCACCGAGATACCCAGCAATATACTGAAGAAAGCCCACGGCGAGAATGACTTTGTGGTGCGATTCTTCGGCACCCACGATCATGGCTGGATTTCGAGGCGGCGCGTCTACCTCTACATCGAGGGCGACACTGGCGATGGCCACAAAACCAAGTCGCAGTTGTTTAGGAACTACACCACCGGCGTGGAGGAGGCCTCGCGCTTCCTGAAGATCATCATGGCAAGGCGTCAGGAGCAGGCCATCCGACGCCAAACCGGCGCCAAGCTTCATCCGCCGCCATATGTCAGAATCAAGGCCAACAAGGCGGTGCCGCCCGTACGCTTCACCCAGAATCCGGAGGATGTGAGCACCTGTGACTGCCAGCCCACGAACGAGCATCCCTGCGGTCCAGATTCGGGCTGCCTCAATCGCATTCTATTCAACGAGTGCCATCCCGAGTATTGCCGTGCCGGCGATCGATGCGAGAATCAGATGTTTGAGCTGCGTAAATCGCCACGTCTGGAGGTGGTTTACATGAACGAGCGGGGATTTGGCCTCGTCAACCGTGAGCCCATTGCCGAGGGTGATTTCGTCATCGAGTATGTGGGCGAGGTGATCAACCACGCCGAGTTCCAGCAGCGCATGGAGCAGAAGCAGCGGGACAGGGACGAGAACTACTACTTCTTGGGCGTGGAGAAGGACTTTATCATCGATGCGGGACCAAAGGGTAACCTAGCCCGGTTTATGAACCATTCGTGTGAGCCGAACTGCGCCACCCAGAAGTGGACTGTCAACTGCATCCATCGAGTGGGTCTATTTGCCATCAAGGACATTCCAGTG AACACTGAGCTTACTTTTAACTATTTGTGGGATGACCTAATGAACGACCGCAAGAAGGTTTGCTTCTGCGGAGCAACTCGGTGTTCCGGCCAGATCGGCGGCAAGCTCAAGGATGGCACAGTTAAG GAGACAAACGCACAGACAAGCAAGGGAAAGAGCAGTGCCAAACTGAAGCAAATGCGTCGTGTAAAGAGTTCCGCCGTTCGCATCCACGTTGCGGCTGGCAAGAAAGTTAAAAAGGCTCCCAAGATTAAGCACATTAGTGCCGACGATGAGCCAATAGAAAAGTAA
- the LOC128252254 gene encoding glycerol-3-phosphate acyltransferase 1, mitochondrial isoform X1, with translation MLTTVLNFAQRVAEISLLGGIEIASVALIVYYIFAKTRAPVIIAGLFPNLNLSYRTSYLSKINNIRSDLLVTLRSSNEPKTQNSVAHGIGTQNMLELTPKSGQKPFKKLLDWGVLFPYVAQVVRSEKFDYRQVTEIVHNDVVLKHAIKQAAELSLREQRYAKNGHRLLTRSASGDQEGQTEEDEKVGTSYQAILRKQEQRAISILKDMGSTLNNGLLAFTSWILYKLLPCFLSGVVTDTKQIEMLKTATERSPGTPLIFVPLHRSHLDYIMVTWILTNNDIRSPLVAAGNNLQIPVFGGLLRGLGAFFIKRKIDPVEGKKDVLYRAALHLYLTHALKQGHNVEFFIEGGRTRTGKPCMPKGGILSVIVNAFMDGSIPDALLVPVSVNYERLVDGNFVREQKGEKKIPESFSKAISGIWKALKSNYGLMRIDFNEPYSIRELVNSYNKIAREDGNMAKVYKPAARTLQHNQSTSSLYGTDVVCEEHRNLIESISRQVVFDCAAATSVMSTNALAFLLLTRFRNGAEEQILAEALDDLRNSLYGCKDIGFSGESSQILAYACDLLGSGLVSRTRDENGRLVIRAVNSVESFIELAYYSNMLTPHFALSSILMATFHSLLPEVENKKAAGVSRKKLMDTALENCQIYRYEFILNKPTQVLESLLHKQLDDLLISGCIRSETVPDDLPNAAESRRLAQSLAADCLDDDDDDYLHVRNGESDEPQLLFASETLQQQRYICEVLAPFAWTYVTVAQSLQILHRNSMLESAFISFVINDLSSKVKRGSCIYAESISTDSVRNCLKLLEKWSVIEVCNQQGMRLISLNTLYEMSRESLNTIVKKIDAIVPKFNSSYFHVTP, from the exons ATGTTGACGACCGTCCTGAACTTTGCCCAACGCGTCGCCGAGATCTCATTGCTCGGCGGCATCGAGATTGCATCAGTTGCCCTTATTGTCTACTACATATTCGCCAAGACGAG GGCCCCCGTTATCATCGCTGGCCTGTTTCCCAACCTGAATCTGAGCTACCGGACAAGCTACCTTAGCAAGATCAACAACATTCGCAGCGATCTCCTGGTCACTTTGCGATCATCCAAT GAGCCCAAGACGCAGAATTCCGTGGCACACGGCATCGGGACGCAGAACATGTTGGAGTTGACCCCGAAGTCGGGTCAGAAGCCCTTCAAAAAGCTCCTCGACTGGGGCGTGCTCTTTCCATATGTTGCCCAGGTGGTGCGCAGCGAGAAGTTCGACTACCGACAG GTCACTGAGATCGTGCACAACGATGTTGTGCTGAAGCATGCCATTAAACAAGCCGCTGAGCTGTCTCTCAGGGAGCAGCGGTATGCTAAAAATGGCCATCGACTGCTCACGCGCAGCGCTAGCGGGGATCAGGAGGGTCAGACGGAGGAAGACGAGAAGGTGGGCACTTCCTACCAGGCCATATTGCGAAAGCAGGAGCAGCGCGCCATCAGCATTCTGAAGGACATGGGCTCCACCCTGAACAACGGCCTACTGGCCTTCACCTCCTGGATCCTGTACAAGCTGCTCCCGTGCTTCCTGTCCGGCGTCGTGACCGACACCAAGCAGATCGAGATGCTCAAAACCGCCACCGAGCGTTCGCCCGGCACCCCGTTGATCTTTGTGCCGCTGCATCGCAGCCACTTGGACTACATCATGGTCACCTGGATACTCACCAACAATGATATACGCAGTCCGCTGGTGGCAGCCGGCAATAATCTACAAATACCCGTTTTCGGAGGACTCCTTCGTGGTCTTGGCGCGTTCTTTATCAAACGCAAAATCGATCCAGTGGAAGGCAAGAAGGATGTGCTGTATAGGGCTGCCCTACACCTATATCTCACCCATGCCCTGAAGCAAGGCCACAATGTGGAGTTCTTTATCGAGGGCGGACGTACGCGCACCGGAAAGCCGTGCATGCCCAAGGGCGGCATTCTCTCCGTGATTGTGAACGCCTTCATGGACGGAAGCATTCCGGACGCCCTGCTGGTGCCCGTGTCCGTGAACTACGAGCGGCTCGTCGACGGCAACTTCGTGCGCGAGCAGAAGGGTGAGAAGAAGATACCCGAGTCCTTCAGCAAGGCCATTTCGGGCATTTGGAAGGCGCTGAAATCGAACTATGGCCTCATGCGCATCGACTTCAACGAACCGTACTCGATACGGGAGCTGGTCAACTCGTACAACAAGATAGCCCGCGAGGATGGCAACATGGCGAAGGTCTACAAGCCAGCTGCCAG AACCCTGCAGCACAATCAGTCCACATCCTCGCTTTACGGCACCGATGTTGTCTGCGAGGAACACCGCAATCTCATCGAAAGCATCTCGCGCCAGGTGGTCTTTGACTGTGCCGCCGCCACCTCTGTGATGTCCACCAATGCGCTGGCCTTTTTGCTACTCACCCGATTCAGAAACGGAGCCGAGGAGCAGATTCTGGCCGAGGCCCTGGACGACTTGCGAAACTCATTGTACGGCTGCAAGGACATTGGCTTTTCCGGGGAATCGTCACAGATCTTGGCATATGCCTGTGACCTACTTGGTTCAG GTCTTGTAAGTCGCACTCGGGATGAGAATGGGCGTTTGGTGATTAGGGCTGTGAATTCCGTGGAAAGTTTTATTGAGCTGGCCTACTACTCCAACATGCTGACCCCGCACTTTGCCCTCAGTTCGATACTGATGGCCACCTTCCATTCGCTGCTCCCGGAGGTGGAGAACAAGAAAGCGGCTGGAGTGTCGCGCAAAAAGCTGATGGACACCGCCCTGGAGAACTGCCAGATCTATCGCTACGAGTTCATACTGAACAAACCGACTCAAGTGCTGGAGAGTTTGCTGCACAAACAGTTGGACGACCTCTTGATAAGTGGTTGCATTCGCTCAGAGACG GTGCCCGATGATTTGCCAAATGCAGCGGAAAGCAGGCGCTTGGCTCAGAGCCTGGCAGCTGACTGTCtggacgacgacgatgacgactACCTCCATGTGCGCAACGGCGAATCTGATGAGCCCCAGTTGCTGTTCGCCAGCGAAaccctgcagcagcagcgctACATCTGCGAGGTGCTGGCGCCCTTCGCCTGGACGTATGTGACGGTGGCGCAATCCCTGCAGATACTCCACCGAAACTCCATGCTGGAGTCGGCATTTATAAGCTTTGTGATCAACGATTTGAGCAGCAAGGTCAAGCGCGGCAGCTGCATCTATG CTGAAAGCATATCAACGGACTCCGTGCGCAACTGCCTGAAACTGTTGGAGAAATGGTCTGTGATCGAGGTGTGCAACCAGCAGGGCATGCGCCTGATCTCACTCAACACGCTCTACGAGATGTCTCGGGAGTCCCTCAACACGATCGTCAAGAAGATTGACGCCATAGTGCCAAAATTCAATTCTAGCTACTTTCATGTAACGCCTTAA
- the LOC128252257 gene encoding RING finger protein nenya, which produces MFRIHCNKCFCRRNTNPTLVFHMSRCQHVICETCLSQSSEEKKCPVCKVELTTVPINRQLPRGVANYFEDPLRFQVLYRKISKFQVDQRASDNRGFYRQMQEHEKNKLRLEGFCKMEAQINQQIQLEKKRIADLRAYISFHEEAAQKNRRRSMDDMHHAKELQRRRGLRPRTPSMSTTDNTQSDEAMETFCLDSDTDFPALGQTRDSRKRRFDGNINEFHI; this is translated from the coding sequence ATGTTTAGAATTCATTGCAACAAGTGCTTTTGTCGCCGCAATACAAATCCGACGTTGGTCTTCCACATGTCTCGATGCCAGCACGTAATATGCGAAACCTGTTTGAGCCAATCCTCGGAAGAAAAGAAGTGTCCAGTTTGCAAGGTGGAACTCACTACCGTTCCGATCAACCGGCAATTGCCCCGTGGCGTGGCCAACTACTTCGAGGATCCCCTTCGATTCCAGGTGCTCTACCGCAAGATCAGCAAGTTCCAGGTCGACCAGCGGGCATCGGACAACCGGGGATTCTACCGCCAGATGCAGGAGCACGAGAAGAACAAACTCCGGCTGGAGGGCTTCTGCAAGATGGAGGCACAGATCAACCAGCAGATCCAACTGGAGAAGAAACGGATCGCCGATCTGCGCGCTTACATCTCGTTCCACGAGGAAGCGGCTCAGAAAAATCGCCGGCGCAGCATGGATGATATGCATCATGCCAAGGAACTCCAGCGACGTCGTGGCCTACGTCCTCGAACACCCTCCATGAGCACGACGGACAACACCCAGTCGGATGAGGCCATGGAGACCTTCTGCCTGGACTCGGACACAGATTTCCCGGCGTTGGGCCAAACCCGTGATTCGCGCAAGAGAAGATTCGACGGGAATATAAACGAGTTCCATATCTAA
- the LOC128252254 gene encoding glycerol-3-phosphate acyltransferase 1, mitochondrial isoform X2 has protein sequence MTLEEFHARGWFEEPKTQNSVAHGIGTQNMLELTPKSGQKPFKKLLDWGVLFPYVAQVVRSEKFDYRQVTEIVHNDVVLKHAIKQAAELSLREQRYAKNGHRLLTRSASGDQEGQTEEDEKVGTSYQAILRKQEQRAISILKDMGSTLNNGLLAFTSWILYKLLPCFLSGVVTDTKQIEMLKTATERSPGTPLIFVPLHRSHLDYIMVTWILTNNDIRSPLVAAGNNLQIPVFGGLLRGLGAFFIKRKIDPVEGKKDVLYRAALHLYLTHALKQGHNVEFFIEGGRTRTGKPCMPKGGILSVIVNAFMDGSIPDALLVPVSVNYERLVDGNFVREQKGEKKIPESFSKAISGIWKALKSNYGLMRIDFNEPYSIRELVNSYNKIAREDGNMAKVYKPAARTLQHNQSTSSLYGTDVVCEEHRNLIESISRQVVFDCAAATSVMSTNALAFLLLTRFRNGAEEQILAEALDDLRNSLYGCKDIGFSGESSQILAYACDLLGSGLVSRTRDENGRLVIRAVNSVESFIELAYYSNMLTPHFALSSILMATFHSLLPEVENKKAAGVSRKKLMDTALENCQIYRYEFILNKPTQVLESLLHKQLDDLLISGCIRSETVPDDLPNAAESRRLAQSLAADCLDDDDDDYLHVRNGESDEPQLLFASETLQQQRYICEVLAPFAWTYVTVAQSLQILHRNSMLESAFISFVINDLSSKVKRGSCIYAESISTDSVRNCLKLLEKWSVIEVCNQQGMRLISLNTLYEMSRESLNTIVKKIDAIVPKFNSSYFHVTP, from the exons ATGACGCTGGAGGAGTTTCATGCTCGCGGCTGGTTCGAG GAGCCCAAGACGCAGAATTCCGTGGCACACGGCATCGGGACGCAGAACATGTTGGAGTTGACCCCGAAGTCGGGTCAGAAGCCCTTCAAAAAGCTCCTCGACTGGGGCGTGCTCTTTCCATATGTTGCCCAGGTGGTGCGCAGCGAGAAGTTCGACTACCGACAG GTCACTGAGATCGTGCACAACGATGTTGTGCTGAAGCATGCCATTAAACAAGCCGCTGAGCTGTCTCTCAGGGAGCAGCGGTATGCTAAAAATGGCCATCGACTGCTCACGCGCAGCGCTAGCGGGGATCAGGAGGGTCAGACGGAGGAAGACGAGAAGGTGGGCACTTCCTACCAGGCCATATTGCGAAAGCAGGAGCAGCGCGCCATCAGCATTCTGAAGGACATGGGCTCCACCCTGAACAACGGCCTACTGGCCTTCACCTCCTGGATCCTGTACAAGCTGCTCCCGTGCTTCCTGTCCGGCGTCGTGACCGACACCAAGCAGATCGAGATGCTCAAAACCGCCACCGAGCGTTCGCCCGGCACCCCGTTGATCTTTGTGCCGCTGCATCGCAGCCACTTGGACTACATCATGGTCACCTGGATACTCACCAACAATGATATACGCAGTCCGCTGGTGGCAGCCGGCAATAATCTACAAATACCCGTTTTCGGAGGACTCCTTCGTGGTCTTGGCGCGTTCTTTATCAAACGCAAAATCGATCCAGTGGAAGGCAAGAAGGATGTGCTGTATAGGGCTGCCCTACACCTATATCTCACCCATGCCCTGAAGCAAGGCCACAATGTGGAGTTCTTTATCGAGGGCGGACGTACGCGCACCGGAAAGCCGTGCATGCCCAAGGGCGGCATTCTCTCCGTGATTGTGAACGCCTTCATGGACGGAAGCATTCCGGACGCCCTGCTGGTGCCCGTGTCCGTGAACTACGAGCGGCTCGTCGACGGCAACTTCGTGCGCGAGCAGAAGGGTGAGAAGAAGATACCCGAGTCCTTCAGCAAGGCCATTTCGGGCATTTGGAAGGCGCTGAAATCGAACTATGGCCTCATGCGCATCGACTTCAACGAACCGTACTCGATACGGGAGCTGGTCAACTCGTACAACAAGATAGCCCGCGAGGATGGCAACATGGCGAAGGTCTACAAGCCAGCTGCCAG AACCCTGCAGCACAATCAGTCCACATCCTCGCTTTACGGCACCGATGTTGTCTGCGAGGAACACCGCAATCTCATCGAAAGCATCTCGCGCCAGGTGGTCTTTGACTGTGCCGCCGCCACCTCTGTGATGTCCACCAATGCGCTGGCCTTTTTGCTACTCACCCGATTCAGAAACGGAGCCGAGGAGCAGATTCTGGCCGAGGCCCTGGACGACTTGCGAAACTCATTGTACGGCTGCAAGGACATTGGCTTTTCCGGGGAATCGTCACAGATCTTGGCATATGCCTGTGACCTACTTGGTTCAG GTCTTGTAAGTCGCACTCGGGATGAGAATGGGCGTTTGGTGATTAGGGCTGTGAATTCCGTGGAAAGTTTTATTGAGCTGGCCTACTACTCCAACATGCTGACCCCGCACTTTGCCCTCAGTTCGATACTGATGGCCACCTTCCATTCGCTGCTCCCGGAGGTGGAGAACAAGAAAGCGGCTGGAGTGTCGCGCAAAAAGCTGATGGACACCGCCCTGGAGAACTGCCAGATCTATCGCTACGAGTTCATACTGAACAAACCGACTCAAGTGCTGGAGAGTTTGCTGCACAAACAGTTGGACGACCTCTTGATAAGTGGTTGCATTCGCTCAGAGACG GTGCCCGATGATTTGCCAAATGCAGCGGAAAGCAGGCGCTTGGCTCAGAGCCTGGCAGCTGACTGTCtggacgacgacgatgacgactACCTCCATGTGCGCAACGGCGAATCTGATGAGCCCCAGTTGCTGTTCGCCAGCGAAaccctgcagcagcagcgctACATCTGCGAGGTGCTGGCGCCCTTCGCCTGGACGTATGTGACGGTGGCGCAATCCCTGCAGATACTCCACCGAAACTCCATGCTGGAGTCGGCATTTATAAGCTTTGTGATCAACGATTTGAGCAGCAAGGTCAAGCGCGGCAGCTGCATCTATG CTGAAAGCATATCAACGGACTCCGTGCGCAACTGCCTGAAACTGTTGGAGAAATGGTCTGTGATCGAGGTGTGCAACCAGCAGGGCATGCGCCTGATCTCACTCAACACGCTCTACGAGATGTCTCGGGAGTCCCTCAACACGATCGTCAAGAAGATTGACGCCATAGTGCCAAAATTCAATTCTAGCTACTTTCATGTAACGCCTTAA
- the LOC128252255 gene encoding 60S ribosomal protein L4 gives MSLGNARPLVSVYTEKNEPAKDKNICLPAVFKAPIRPDVVNEVHQLLRRNNRQAYAVSELAGHQTSAESWGTGRAVARIPRVRGGGTHRSGQGAFGNMCRGGRMFAPTKTFRRWHRKVNVNQRRYALVSAIAASGVPALVQSKGHVIDGVSEFPLVVSDEVQKVQKTKQAVIFLRRLKIWADIQKVYKSQRFRAGRGTMRDRRRIARRGPLVVYDKDEGLRKAFRNIPGIETINVDKLNLLKLAPGGHVGRFVIWTESAFARLNDLFGTWKKPSTLKKGYNLPQPKMANTDLSRLLKSEEIRKVLRDPRKRVFRSVRRLNPLTNVRQLVKLNPYAEVLKRRAALAAEKRTVAKVLAKAKKQNVELAKSHFANVATKAAANRAKLLAARKKKVATKKPAAKK, from the exons ATG AGCTTAGGCAACGCCAGGCCTTTGGTCTCCGTGTACACGGAAAAGAACGAGCCAGCCAAGGACAAGAACATCTGCCTGCCGGCGGTGTTCAAGGCGCCCATCCGTCCGGATGTGGTCAACGAGGTGCACCAGCTGCTCCGCCGCAACAACCGACAGGCCTATGCCGTCAGCGAGCTGGCTG GTCACCAGACCTCCGCCGAATCCTGGGGCACTGGACGCGCCGTGGCCCGTATTCCCCGTGTCCGTGGTGGCGGCACCCACCGTTCCGGCCAGGGAGCCTTCGGCAACATGTGCCGTGGTGGTCGCATGTTCGCCCCCACCAAGACCTTCCGTCGCTGGCACCGCAAGGTGAATGTCAACCAGCGCCGCTACGCCCTGGTGTCGGCCATCGCCGCCTCCGGAGTGCCCGCTCTGGTCCAGTCCAAGGGACATGTCATCGATGGCGTCTCCGAGTTCCCCCTGGTCGTCTCCGATGAGGTGCAGAAGGTCCAGAAGACCAAGCAGGCCGTCATCTTCCTGCGTCGCCTGAAGATCTGGGCTGACATCCAGAAG GTGTACAAGTCGCAGCGTTTCCGTGCTGGCCGTGGTACCATGCGCGACCGTCGCCGCATCGCTCGCCGTGGTCCTTTGGTGGTCTACGACAAGGACGAGGGTCTGCGCAAGGCCTTCCGCAACATCCCCGGCATTGAGACCATCAACGTGGACAAGCTCAATCTGCTGAAGCTGGCCCCCGGCGGTCATGTCGGTCGCTTCGTGATCTGGACCGAGTCGGCGTTCGCCCGCTTGAACGATCTGTTCGGCACCTGGAAGAAGCCATCCACCTTGAAGAAGGGCTACAATCTGCCCCAGCCCAAGATGGCCAACACCGATCTGTCGCGTCTGCTCAAGTCTGAGGAGATCCGCAAGGTGTTGCGCGATCCCCGCAAGCGCGTGTTCCGCAGCGTCCGTCGCCTCAATCCCCTGACCAACGTGCGCCAGCTGGTCAAGCTGAACCCCTACGCCGAGGTCCTGAAGCGTCGTGCCGCCCTCGCTGCCGAGAAGCGCACCGTGGCCAAGGTGCTGGCCAAGGCCAAGAAGCAGAACGTGGAGCTGGCCAAGTCGCACTTCGCCAATGTGGCCACCAAGGCCGCCGCCAATCGCGCCAAGCTTTTGGCTGCCCGCAAGAAGAAGGTCGCCACCAAGAAGCCAGCGGCCAAGAAGTAA